Proteins found in one bacterium genomic segment:
- a CDS encoding transposase translates to MEGHPQRKRIRLEAQSYAMGACSVTIGIHERSAAFQDHALAGIAVRAIGDAAVDAGVVVHAYCVMPDHVHVLLEVREGVNPSPTNPDEAFPAHHGGGVSSRPLVEAQPPMIAFIRLLKGRTIAGARRQHLVHHSFWQRSFYDYFLRHGETIEVVTRYILNNPVRGQLVARWDQWPWSGSLVLSHEDLVAVMDGRG, encoded by the coding sequence ATGGAGGGACATCCTCAGCGAAAGCGCATCCGTCTCGAAGCGCAAAGCTACGCAATGGGAGCGTGCTCCGTCACGATCGGCATCCACGAGCGCAGCGCAGCATTCCAAGACCATGCGCTCGCGGGGATTGCCGTCCGCGCGATTGGCGATGCAGCGGTGGACGCAGGAGTGGTCGTTCATGCGTACTGCGTCATGCCGGACCACGTGCATGTGCTGCTTGAAGTACGGGAGGGGGTAAACCCCTCCCCTACGAATCCTGATGAGGCGTTCCCCGCTCATCATGGGGGTGGGGTTTCTTCTCGTCCGTTGGTGGAGGCACAGCCACCGATGATCGCGTTCATCCGCCTCCTCAAGGGGAGAACCATTGCAGGAGCACGACGTCAACATCTCGTACATCATTCGTTTTGGCAGCGTAGCTTCTATGATTATTTTCTTCGTCACGGAGAAACGATCGAAGTCGTAACGCGGTACATCCTCAATAATCCGGTTCGTGGTCAGCTTGTTGCACGTTGGGACCAGTGGCCGTGGAGCGGGTCATTGGTCCTTTCTCATGAGGATCTCGTTGCAGTGATGGATGGGAGGGGGTAA